A genomic region of Arachis hypogaea cultivar Tifrunner chromosome 5, arahy.Tifrunner.gnm2.J5K5, whole genome shotgun sequence contains the following coding sequences:
- the LOC112799934 gene encoding protein CURVATURE THYLAKOID 1D, chloroplastic-like: MELFKLQAMPFSKLPSSLSSSSHSPLLLTPSLPLLPRSICMRNVLVRSTTSEETSSGSSSFFNEKRDGATYAEVVEPEDDKKNSFNGTDGKEKEFPVEDEQQGLSLDFLDKLDLKFDTDDTGSLVVYGGAAVVALWLTSAIVGAIDSIPLFPKVLEVIGLGYTVWFTSRYLLFKKNRDEFVAKLEELREQVLGSEDK, translated from the exons ATGGAGCTCTTCAAACTTCAAGCTATGCCCTTTTCGAAGCTTCCGAGCTCCCTCTCGTCTTCTTCACACTCTCCTCTTCTCCTTACCCCCTCTCTACCTCTCTTACCTC GTTCAATCTGCATGAGAAATGTGTTGGTAAGATCAACGACATCTGAAGAAACATCGAGTGGGTCGAGTTCCTTTTTCAATGAGAAACGTGACGGTGCCACTTATGCTGAGGTTGTCGAACcagaagatgataagaagaattCGTTTAATGGAACCGATGGCAAAGAGAAAGAGTTTCCTGTGGAGGATGAACAGCAAGgcctctctttggattttctcgATAAGCTCGATCTTAAG TTTGACACAGATGATACTGGTTCCCTTGTCGTGTATGGTGGTGCTGCTGTAGTTGCCCTGTGGTTAACATCAGCCATTGTTGGTGCTATTGATTCTATTCCTTTG TTTCCCAAGGTTTTGGAAGTTATAGGTCTTGGTTACACAGTATGGTTCACTTCCCGTTATCTGCTTTTCAAG AAAAACAGGGATGAGTTTGTTGCTAAACTTGAGGAGCTCAGGGAACAAGTTCTTGGTTCAGAAGACAAGTGA
- the LOC112799935 gene encoding mitochondrial uncoupling protein 5-like, translating to MGVKGFVEGGIASIVAGCSTHPLDLIKVRMQLQGESNPTSVPSLRPALAFQTGSRSIHVSPPPQITQPPRVGLVTVGVKLVQQEGLAALFSGVSATVLRQTLYSTTRMGLYDLLKQKWSVPSPVPGGATTMPLSRKIEAGLIAGGVGAAVGNPADVAMVRMQADGRLPPAQRRNYKSVVDAITKMAKQEGVASLWRGSSLTVNRAMLVTASQLASYDQFKEAILEKGLMRDGLGTHVTASFAAGFVAAVASNPVDVIKTRVMNMRVEPGAEPPYTGALDCALKTVRAEGPMALYKGFIPTISRQGPFTVVLFVTLEQVRKLFKDF from the coding sequence atggGTGTTAAGGGTTTTGTAGAAGGAGGCATAGCTTCAATCGTTGCAGGCTGTTCAACCCACCCACTCGACCTCATCAAGGTCCGCATGCAGCTCCAAGGCGAGTCCAATCCAACCTCCGTACCTTCCCTCCGACCCGCACTCGCCTTCCAAACCGGATCCCGATCCATCCACGTCTCACCACCTCCGCAAATCACCCAACCTCCTCGCGTCGGACTCGTAACCGTCGGCGTCAAGCTCGTCCAGCAAGAAGGCCTCGCCGCTCTCTTTTCTGGTGTCTCCGCCACCGTCCTCCGCCAGACACTATACTCCACCACTCGTATGGGCCTCTATGACCTCCTCAAGCAGAAATGGTCCGTCCCTTCCCCCGTTCCCGGCGGCGCCACCACCATGCCTCTCTCACGCAAGATCGAGGCAGGGCTAATCGCCGGCGGCGTCGGAGCCGCCGTTGGTAACCCAGCTGACGTGGCCATGGTGAGGATGCAGGCTGACGGGAGACTCCCTCCAGCTCAGCGGCGCAACTACAAGTCCGTCGTGGACGCCATAACGAAAATGGCGAAGCAAGAAGGCGTTGCTTCCCTGTGGCGCGGTTCATCGCTCACGGTGAACCGCGCGATGCTTGTTACGGCGTCGCAGCTGGCGTCGTACGACCAGTTCAAGGAAGCGAttcttgaaaaaggtttgatgCGCGATGGTTTAGGGACTCACGTGACGGCGAGTTTTGCGGCGGGGTTCGTTGCAGCTGTTGCTTCGAACCCTGTTGACGTGATTAAGACTAGGGTAATGAACATGAGGGTGGAGCCAGGGGCTGAGCCGCCGTACACTGGGGCTCTTGATTGTGCGCTGAAGACGGTGCGTGCGGAGGGTCCCATGGCGCTGTACAAGGGTTTCATTCCTACGATATCGAGGCAGGGTCCTTTCACTGTTGTTCTGTTCGTTACGCTTGAACAGGTTCGCAAGCTCTTCAAGGATTTCTGA